Proteins from a single region of Runella sp. SP2:
- a CDS encoding cold-shock protein — translation MQTGTVKFFNEAKGYGFIILDEPGDKQQEIFVHVTALGGLVIREKDRVEFEAVEGKKGVNAAKVRKI, via the coding sequence ATGCAAACAGGAACAGTAAAGTTTTTTAATGAAGCAAAAGGGTATGGTTTCATTATACTTGACGAACCGGGCGACAAACAACAAGAAATTTTTGTACACGTGACTGCTTTAGGTGGCCTTGTCATTCGTGAGAAAGACCGCGTTGAGTTTGAGGCTGTGGAAGGCAAAAAAGGCGTGAATGCAGCGAAGGTAAGGAAAATATAA
- a CDS encoding PspC domain-containing protein, which produces MYRFRYFIENQIFGVCSRLGEVLNISVSSIRLYFIYASFLTFGSPIIIYLAMAFWMEIGKHLRRHKNPTIWEW; this is translated from the coding sequence ATGTACCGTTTCCGATATTTTATTGAAAACCAAATCTTTGGCGTTTGTTCGAGGTTGGGCGAAGTTCTCAACATTTCGGTCAGCAGCATTCGCCTCTACTTCATTTATGCCTCGTTCCTGACGTTTGGCTCTCCCATCATCATTTATTTAGCCATGGCTTTTTGGATGGAAATTGGCAAACATTTGCGCCGTCACAAAAATCCTACCATTTGGGAATGGTAA